The genome window CGCCAACACATTGGTAAAGGCTGGAATGGTGCATCCACATCCGACCAAGACTTTCAGAAAGCAATGTATACCAAATGGTTAACAGGAAGCCCGCAGACAATGCGAAAAGCCAGAACAGTCTTTTGTCCCAAAATTTTGTTTTGTCAAAAGAATGCGCAAGCCTTAGTTTCAATTGATTCTTGACCGCAATAACGCTGATCAGGGCACCAAACTGAATGCCTATCATGCCCAAAAGCAGCACGGTGTGCGGTGGGGACAAAATAGTAACATCCAGCCCGTAAGTGTTGTGCCACCAGTCGTCGAACGGGGCGGAAGTGAGCATGGCTAATGCACCCCAAACGCAGAATAAAGAGCCGAGTGAGCTATAAAAAAAGCCCCATATCTTGACACTGGCGGCTTTTTCCAAATCGCTGCCCCAGAATGTTTTACGTAAAATTTCATATCCCGAGAATAATCCTGCAACCACAGCGCCCAGATAAATAACCAGGTGAGGCGGAGATAGCAGTCCGTCGCGGCCGATGCTTATGTGCCAGCAAATGTCCCAGATGAGGCCGGTTATGACGCAAAAAGAAGCAAAAACAGTGGCGTAAATGTAAACAGGAATGTCCGGAGCTGCATGAAGCGGGACGACGCGGCCTCCGATGGCTGGCGGAGGGCCCATAGTAGTTTCCATAGGTTGCGAAAAGGATTTTGGCTTTGATTATTGTTGCAAAAGAGACAGTCAGCCAGTACTTTACCCCTATGTGTATGGAAAAATATCAAGCGGCCAGTAAATTGGATTAAAACGGCCGCATCGCTTTTACAAACCTGCCTTTGAAATAATTGGAAAAAAGATTGTCCTCCCGCACGCCGCGCGATGTGGAAGCGTGTATAAACATAATTTCTTCCTGGTTACGGACGTCGGTAACAATGCCGGCGTGAGAGACATAGCCTTCTTTTCCGGCTTCGGGTACAAAAAACAGCCAGTCGCCCGGCTTAATGTCCTTGATGCTGCTCACTTCCCGGCCAAATTCAGATTGCTGCCAGGAAATGCGTGGCACTTTTACACCGATTTCGGAATAAACGGAGCAGATCAGGCCGGAACAATCAATGCCGTTTTTATCATTTCCACCCGAGCGGTAGGGCGTTCCCGCGTAAGTCCGCGCCACCTCAACCACTTGCGGAACTGCTGTTGGAGGAAAATCGCCTGGCTTGCTATATGTTGGTTTTGAAGATGTTGCAGGTTTTCTGGCCGGCGTCCTTGCGGGGGGTCTGCGTGCGACGGTGCCACGCG of Dyadobacter chenhuakuii contains these proteins:
- a CDS encoding C40 family peptidase, which translates into the protein MKIQISRQPYFLICTLALTLFLTACDTLRKTPERSNSSRYSPSKSSRSRGTVARRPPARTPARKPATSSKPTYSKPGDFPPTAVPQVVEVARTYAGTPYRSGGNDKNGIDCSGLICSVYSEIGVKVPRISWQQSEFGREVSSIKDIKPGDWLFFVPEAGKEGYVSHAGIVTDVRNQEEIMFIHASTSRGVREDNLFSNYFKGRFVKAMRPF